The Aricia agestis chromosome 8, ilAriAges1.1, whole genome shotgun sequence genomic sequence cCCTAACACAAGTCCGTCAGGTACTTAgcgcggggccagactgacgtggtgtgaagcgtccatagatattattattataaaaaaaaattaaacaaattcaAGAATATTTTAATTCATCTTTAATgccttgaaataaaattaatgttcataaaactggtttagaaaaaatataaagtaaatgaaatttaaagatataaaataaaaaaatgtatgcagTTGAAAATTATGGCAACGTACGTCCGTCCGTACGTATCatttaattttatctataatgctattattatataatattataatctaaattgaaatgtttttactttttctatTGCGAAAACAATGTAATTGTGTATCTTCTTGCTATGTGGGAGTTGCTttcttacgtgggagagccatgcttcggcatgaatgggccggctcgaccggagaaaccaCGGAGagaccacgttctcacagaaaaccggcgtgaaacagcgcttgcgctgtgtttcgccgagtgagtgagtttaccggaggcccaatcccctaccctattcccttccctatcctcccctattaccctattccctcttaaaaggccggcaacgcacctgcagctcttctgatgctgcgagtgtccatgggcgacggaagttgctttccattaggtgacccatttgctcgtttgcccccttattttcataaaaaaaagtatttattcatATTGTTACTTTATTAGCGTTTTGTTTTGcggtgaaataaaataaaaaaattccgATGAAGTGACAACCCTATCAAATAGTTAAGTAATGTAAATAATGGTATTTACCTTCGATCAAGTCAATAGATAAAGACATCAAATGTAACAGCCCGGCCCCGTGTTTGTCCACATGGCATCGAAATACCgtactagctgttaccattattaaaagtagtaaataaatcacgtttgttgtatgggcccttaaatatttaatttattttgtttttagtatttgttggtatagcggcaacagatatacacaatctgtgaaaatttcagaagtctagctacggcggctcttgagatacagtctggagacagacagacggactcacggacagaaatcgaagtTTAGTAATTGGgtcacgtttttaccctttgggtacggaaccctaaaaaatatcaTGTGCCAAGGAGTACTCTTAGTTAtgtagatttttaaataatatttttgcggCATCGAAATATCGATGccgcaaaaatattatttaaaaatttgaaaaactaACTAACTTTACAATCTggtaaataataagaatattttttttctctttatttaaagttttaagtTAGTATTTTTTCTATTTCGTTTTTTTTCCTTCTTCTATTTGCGCCCTGAATCGTCGTACTGGATCAGCACAAGAACATAGGTGAAAACAGCTGCAGCcatctgaaaaaaaattttttttctaataaaatctaCGACCAgtctgcctagcatacgccaacgaggtatctcactctcgagataattaaaaactactcgtctcataatgtcaaaatctcgacattatctcgacaaaactctataaaaatctgttatttcgatgatagatctacgcgagaaaaaatgtttgtcatggtaggatcaatagagatgaagagacgtcaaacatcgagaaaacgtgtagagtgagatatctttggcgtatgctaggcaggcagctCACCGAACTCGTAGGGCTATTAACCTATGCTACTCGTCTCTCTATTCGAACACAAGCTATATCATTTCCACATTTTTTATAATGGGCcgcatagtaataataattgaagacgtgagtggaagaatcgaacaagtaacatttcgtaacatacggacaataactcattttttctctaattattttaataaaacttgtgacttgtctacttcataaccaagctaatatatctggcttcacatacataatccatacttttactatttcaaatattttttccggccctaaagcctccattaaaacaaaaaaacgggaagttttttcatgttacttaccctattcatccactcacgtcttgaattaattttaacaaaaatttacaCAAACCTGTAACACGAGTGTTCTACTCAATGAGTAGAATCCCACTCCACTCAACGCAACATAATCTTGAGTCAACTGCTTCTGTAGTCTTTGAATCTGAAATCAGTAATAGGTATTAGGCATTATTACGCATCATACGGAATAAGTCGTTTAACATCGGAATTGACTTTTTTTCTGAgtggtacaagttggaaccgagcgacacatGACAACTGCagagaaatacatagaaaccagtagtgacGCGacaacacgtcgtctgcagttgtcgcatgttgctcggttccaacttgtaccctAAAAATATCTTTAGCGACGTTGTTGTTgtaaagaaaaataatcttCTCTCTCTTCCTACCGTGCGGCAAAAATATATCGCTTTAGCTGATTTGTtgtcacttctgccggcactcgtAGAGTGCAATTACCggtatcaatactaatattataaaatatgtgaaagtgtgtctttttgtctgttacctcttcaagtccaaaccgctgattaattttgctgtttggtatggagatactttgagtcccggcaaaggacattgaatactttttattccggaaagatgtatggttcccgcacgataaacgaattttggtgcaacgggattgcgggcatcatttagttattttaataaatctaaAAGCCCAACTTCATACCTCGACATTATAAAACTGTGGTGTACATTGGTATAGGTGAGACAGGGCCAGGGTCGATGACCTGTTGACATTAGCAGCCGCCAGCACCGAGCAACCCGTGCGGAAACAGAACCAGAAGAACGATATAAAGTAGTAAGCTTGCTGAAAGAACGACTCCGATAAGCCACGCCTGAAATGAGAAATACAGATGaactatttcataaaaatgtagCGTAAAAATGTTTAGTTAGTGGCATGACAAAACGTCAGAAGATGAATGAAGAGCTGTCAATCGGCGCGGTGAAAATGCACGCCTGCTTGCTATTTCGTTTAAACTGCTACCAGCACTCAAAGTACAACCaattgtttttatataaatttagaccACATTTTAGATGTCAAATGCTTAGCGTCGAAACGACAGTCATGTACTTTAAGCAGTGGACGCGATAGGCTGATACTGACATGTAGAATGGCCAATAGCACATTATAGGCATAATATACTGTGGCCTagaatttgtataaaaatataccaTCATAGGCAAGCTCCAGCTTACGTGAATCCCAAGAAAAGCTGTAGGCAGATGAAGTACAGATTGAAGAAGTTGGAGGCGAGGATGAGCGGTCCGAGCTCAGTGTCCACCCGCCGCACCAGCTTCGCCTGGTTCACGAATTCCTCTCTGATCCTCCTCCATGTCAGCACTTTGATGTTCTCGATGTtcttataaaaattgtaaacttgGTTAGAGCAATATATTTTCCATTTAATCTTCTTCGACCTTAGGGACTTAgggccgcagactcgatcacacaaaatgTGTGCCGTATGCGATCTCCCTTATCCACATCCAATTCcaatatatagggggtttcgggggcgataaatcgatctagctaggaattattttctttttattcgtattttatcgatataaaaatatgactcttcctgacatctattggcgaataataatactattttgttggcaactaattgttttaacgaccagtagatggcgtttttaagtaacacgaagtcaatgagtgtttgctataccgagcaaagctcggtcatccaggtactaaaactaatataaacgttttcttaataaaataacgATCTCATTTTGTTCTCCTTATCAAGCACAATAATTCCAAGCATTACCTTACACCAATACTCATCCATATAGACCATCCCTGACACGATGGCGACGCACTGGTTCAGTCTCTTATACCTGGACGACAGGCCCATGCTCATCAACACTATTATCAGATCCTGGACATTCCAGATCAGAGTTGCCAAATTACTCATGAAGAATAACGGTAAAGCCATCCAATCTCTGTATTCATCTAAAACAAATGGAAGAATATTTACACAGAAGAACATCTCGTCTCGTACATTACAAAATGGCCCGGGGGCCAGGTAAATTTTTTGGTCAATGACTTCCTCCCTGGCGAAACTTTGTACAATGCATAAGAGACTTATATTATTGTTGAGGACAGCGGCCTCGCACCCGATAAACACATAGTGAGTGAATACAAACTCGATAAtcgtgaaatatgaaaataaactcagtgcaaaataagtttttttttaaatagacttTAGAAGTGAACTGTGATAAATCTGTGGCTCCCTAAGAggtatgttattttaataaaatagaacgTTAACTAATAAGTTTCAGAAAATTAGTGtctgaaaaataaatagttcggaaaatattaggaaaaatgtgttaaaaacTATGTAAATTGTATTAACTTTTATCTTTGCCTAGCTATAATTACGTTAAGTGTGGGtcttaatatttagaataagttgATTATTGTGGAAcgataaataaagaatttcccGAAATGCGTTTCAATTACCTTGGCTCATggcaaaatagggaaaatagggaaaatagccGCTTCCGATAGTGAAAATAAGACTGAAGAGGCTCTCTCTACGGCATTGCCGCGGGCGGGTACCCCGGAGGGGGCTTCTATACGGCATTGCCGCGGTCGGGTACCTCAGAGGGGCTTTCTATATGGCATTGCCTTGAGCCAGGTAACCGAGATGCGTTTCGGGGCCAATGTTCTCCTCGACTACTCGTGTATTATTTACGCCCCCGCTCAGCAAGATATACCGGTGTAGCCTTGGAATCTTCGTGTCCGATCCGAGCCAGCGGCGAAACCTATGGGCGAATACAGTCCCAAACAATTATGAATACTAGCGACCGTCAGCTGCGACTCCGTGGGTGGGGTGGGCAGTGGCAGCCTCCCACCcatggagaaaaaaaaattcagtcaTTTCCTCTCATTTGAAAACTTATCAGAGTATAGTTTATgtagtattttaaaagaaaaatatagtcAGCTGACCATAACACAATGGATTATACGTCAGCTGGCTCCTTGaacatgaaaaaaatattatattttcaatgatTTCCTCTCAGCTAAAAATTTACCTGGTGATCGTTTATATGCTACTATGAATGAAAATTAATGTCAGCTTGCTGTATCTCAGTGGAAAGTTTGTCAGCTGGTACCTTGAAAGGTGTAAGGCAACAGCATCTATACCTACTAAAACTTATCAGCTGACGACTTTTCCACTGACTTAcagccagcagatttttttaattgtttactaAAGTATTTTAACAATACTCTGACAAATTTTCAAATGAGAGGAAATGACTGAAAAAACCTTTCTTTCTTCATCTTTGGGAGGCTGCCACTGCCCACCCCACCAACGGAGTCGCAGCTGACGGTCGCTAGTATTCATAGTATTAAGTCCCTTATTCATTTTACGAAATTTCGGTTGGGAGGAACTTGGTCATGAAAATCTGTCACTGGTACCAGATCtaaaagaattgaaaaaaatgaaaattttgctacATGACTAGCAATAGCATGTGGTTGATGTATTTGTTTTAAAAGGTGGTAAATTTCTTAGAAATTTGTAGACTAAATTTAAGAAAGAAAGCCTAAATAAACTAATATtcacttaaggccatcccccgagcaaatgACTTTGACCATACATTTACTGCGTTGCACCGAGAttgcaccaaaatcctatttttttttacctaataaaaaactaacggggaatattatgtagttacagAAATTGTCGATTTACTGacatgtgtttcaaataaaagtaatttgtaaatactaggaagATACTGtaagtatgcttgaattttaataaattggtattaatttggaagctgatattatgagttaaacaaaaataggaaattaataacgggaaAAGAATgttcatatactgaagattattgctgttttttgttattataattttgtagctttcaaattcaCCTTTTTCTAGAGCCTTATAGGCTcttaaaaacggtaaattacggtatCTCCGTAGAAGGAGcatcttaagagggcgactaaccaaaaaaatcaaacatcgtccttcttcttcttcttcacactcacgtccgtctttcaaatgccagatgaaaaaggacgacgcggattcatcgccaaattagttttttctcaataacttgataaatatacaacattttaaaaatccgctaggtcgatctctcaaagatagaattttatacaacgtgttaaaatattaacttagttcaatgcacggttatagcaataaataaaaaattcgtgaaaattatatgcatctttgtgattttttcctatagagaaaattttaagatatcgtgtttttgctcagattgaattctcggaaatataatgtagtatctaattttaggaaatgaaacaattcgtcgggtcttattttcaagtataaaaatgaattataaaatctacactttagggttagtcgcccccttaacgaAAAAGATTTTTGACAATTCAAAATTGGAATTGTACAATAACATTCATATatgaaattgatttttaaatgtattacaAAAAAGTTATCTTACGTTCCAAGAGCAAAAATCCATGAGAACGAAGAACATACGTCCTCAGACACTTCTCCAACGGACAATCTAATTCCGATGATGCGATGATGCTCAAAATATGCTCAactgtaatattaaataaaagacaaaaattaGTAACGTTTTCAATAGACATACCAACTAACTGTCGCActcaccgccgtactcagagacatattttaattatgattaaccttcaatttaatgaagagtttgacagataatgtatggggcttatgtcaaagttttgaattaattacatttaggtaattattgttctactctgagtgcggcagttagagacgaatataaactttttaataacttaattacttaattaaatgaagaatttgaGAGATAATGTaagaggcttatgtcaaaacatTCATTTAATTACTAATCGAAATTCGTCTCTGACTGCGGCAGTAACAATCTACTACACTTATGATTAAAATTAATCTAACATGTCACACAAAACTTTGACAACTACTGTTTTTCTTGCCATCCACCCTCATAAATAAACTGCAGCATACTGTGGAAAGGTCAGTGTTTTGACGTTAGTCAATCACTAGCGCGAATAAAATGGATAAACTTTAGAAACCAGACATTGAGTGGCAAGAAAATTTCTAAAgatttaaggttttttttttttaatgaaataagggggcaaacgagcaaacgggtcacctgatggaaagcaacttccgtcgcccatggacactcgcagcatcataagagctgcaggtgcgttgccggccttttgagatggaatagggtaataggggagggtagggaagggaagggaataagggagggtagggaagggattagggtaggggattgggcctccggtaaactcactcactcggcgaaacacagcgcaagcgctgtttcacgccggttttctgtgagaacgtagtatttatccggccgagctggcccattcgtgccgaagcatggctctcccacgtataaggtAGGTTTTAAGTCAATTTATGAGAGGGAatctatgtaaataaaaatgaatgttCGTGGAATTTTATATTAAGAAGGAAGTGATACATAGTTCACCAGGTTggctagtaattaatataaatgcttaataataataataatacaattattaattttccaTTACAAACACtaagttatatattatttacttacatatcGAACAGATCAAAAACGTTCCAGTaacaatatacatttttttagacaTACTGTAGTCCGTCGGTAAACATTTGACGTTCAATCCTCCTTCTATGGAATACCAATATTTGGCCAGATCTTTCCACGATGAAGCTAGCCTCCAGCAGAGCAGCAGACCTATCATGCTGCCGGTGTAAAACATTGTCCCTGCCAACCGAGCTGTAATGCTACCTATGGATCAAACATACTTTATTTCGCAATGGTATACACTGTTATTTTGTactaaacattataataaaataactggGACATAATAAACATCCTTCGGGTTCATATTTTGAATGTGagatttaaaattagaaaaggCAGTCCTACACTGGTCTGGCTGCAAGTCTGTCACCACAATGTGaatcttcttttgtaataagTTCAGTGTttaatggctcatttaaaaatgcaaatgcaaaaatgcatcgcattacATAAGCTCGTCACATCACAATGTTAAGtaaccctaaactctaaaggatATATTACACAGTGCGAGCTAAAGAGACACTAGGCAGCTACTGTGCCTGTGTAGTACTCGCAGAAGAGTAGCTCTGCTCGCTTCCCTGGGTCACACTATGCACGCTGCTGACGTCGCAGTAGACAGGTACTGTGCACTGGCCTAGTCGAGTTATAtgttcacaccacgtcagtctggccccgtgctgagtacctgaaggacttgtgttacaggtaccagacaacggaaatatatttaatacttttatactatacatttttaagatttttattataagatatcgtaaattcatattcttacagatcgatctttgaaattcataatctgaaaaaatcagaatgtgtgtggatcgtactgatattgtatggtattccggtctttctgaattaataatagtGTCACGGAcatatagtgccatctagcgtcaaaccagcgaaacttatcgagggaacaccgacaacataaatcccctactcaatactagatggcatgaggtgcgcaagtacatacttgaaccttctagaaaagtccaacattttgtttacgtgtttaccggttttgttgtttacgtgttttgttgtttacttttattgtggtacatgctcgagccgtctagaaagttcccacagttgtttacttgtttacgtgtatcgggaactttctggaattcgtctcgccatataaaaagccacAGGTAGATGGCCCGTTCagtcagttcgatctgagcgatcatcaaggcgatttcacagtgacaacaagtgatcaatagttaGTGagccagtgaaacctgcgacttgactacgacctaggacagtgatagtgcttagtgattggacctagtggttagcgtttggacttagtgctaagtgttgcgacctagtgtttagtgcagtgttaataaagtcttcaagagagtcatcaggtctttctctccaaatcctcgaaccctagcacgtaacaatatgaattaccgattatgaaattccggctgtgtgaggccggcctaacatatttaatacacatctagacccaggaacattgaaaacttttttgttccgtcggcgggattcgaacccgcgacccccggcttgagctgccacacactcaaccaattgagacACAGGGGTCgtcaaaaattaacaaaattttttttaaagaaatacttAAGAATTCTTACGCGTTCCTGCCAGGGTGATTGCCCAACCAGCAAGCGCTTTGATAACTTTCCATACCGCTTCAATCTCTATTACCAAATACATAAGAACCAAAATACCACCCCACATCTTCCAGATGATCTTCTCTCCGCCCGCAATACCAAGCCATCGAAGGTAATGATAGATATTTGTCATTGTAGTAAGGAATTCCtgaaataatactatttagACTTGTTCCTACATCAATTCTGCCTTTTTATTGTCCCCCATTGTTACTATACTATTAGACAAAGGagcataatcttatatctttaaacgagcaattcttgtatatatcgacgtatcctacgaataagggcgctgttgcaaaaaccctactttacaggagaaggttttttgtgtttatttcaaaatattgttagacaacttttagaaattaattttgaaattatcgCATAACTACGTAGCGGTTGCTATGAAATTTTGAATGAGccgtttaatttgatatttcgggtacatttgtcccttatttcttttttcggCGGAGTAAAATAAGTATCATCAGACACAAGTAACGTTATGCCTTTTTTGTGTGGATTCAATGGGGTCTTAAGAGCATTTGTGTCTTTTTAGTGATCATTATCAAAGAATTTCCTTTTTAAAACCacattgaaaaatcggccaagtgcgagttgtactcgcgcacgaagggttccgtaccattatacagtaaaaatagctataattaTCACTTACGTCATTGAATTCTTTATTATTACCACATTTTTCTTTGCTGTTATTATGAATTACTTTAgactcgtcattttctttcattttGGCCACATTTATTTCTCTCCAAGCGTAGCACTAGTTTGAAATGTTAGCTTTGTTGTAAACATCCGTTTCTAACGTAATTGCTATAAGTAAAAGCGCAAATGACTTTTACGATTTTAGAGTTCCGTatagttatacaatatacaaagtATACGAATCGGAAACTACCGCACTCAGAAACGTATATTATctgtaatgaaataaaatgttttacagCTGATAAatgtatgtcaaaatcttcaattaaggtgacgccgcgttaaagaaaaaaatccGTTTGGATTTGTTTCAGATCACTTGACCCATCCATATGAAGCATGTTTGCTATTAATTGTAGTTTGCTGTTTGCTATTGGTTGCCAAGCATCATTATGGTCCATCCATATGCTTGGCAAATAAAAGCTTGAATAAAAAAACGACATCGAAACCGAACAGTGGCAAACATAAACAAGCACACAAAGACGCACCTTCATGTTGGTGTTTGCTATAATTGTTTGCTAAGCGTGTATAAAagcttaaagtaaaaaaccatgttggataatatgttttaggtttattgttttatatgagaggccggccccgCCTCTAATACACAACAAGAACCATTTATTGTTTTAGCATAGCATAtaagcaagaaatggaaagggcgtaagcgacaaaatggtttttgtcgcgtaatttaaaaaacataaatatatttcataatataagctatgggcaaattaaagtgtatgcttgaaccaatctatgtataAATATTGGAgacttaaatcactctcctctgttgacaaaattagaatccctttttttacagaggtctttttgtttgatttttctgtgttataaaagttgaccaatcgtgttatgccatgggtaattcaaatataaagacatgatgaatactgacaataaactttaatttcttagctttagtcattgttgagaaaaatcgatatcgctgcagctaaattatcaaggcgtcaccttaattactgttaactaattaatatttagtccCCCCAAGTAGGGACCGATATCAAAGTCCTTCGCATATTAATAAAATGACAGCCGAAAACtattgtttagttttggttgtattaataactttgttattaaaagggaaaattaaaactcaaaacTAACGACGTGACATCATTTTGATGTAAGCAGATATCCCAGGATATCTGCTTACATCAAaagggcgcagccccccccaaGTACGGACCGACGTCAAAGTCCTACGCATATTTATCAAATGACAGccgaaaagtgtatgtttagttttggttgtattaataactttgttattaaaagagaaaattaaaactcaaaacTAACGACGCGACATCATTTTGATGTTAGCAGATAtcccaggagggggggggggggggggttttcaACGTCAAAGTCCTAcgcatatttttaacaaatgacagccgaaaagtgtatgttaagttttggttgtattaataactttattCCTAAAAGGGAAAATTAGAACTCAAAGCTAACGATGCGATATCATTATGATGTAAACAGATATCCcaggaaggggggggggggtgtttGGGAGGGctcagcccccccaagtacggaCCGATATCAAAGTCCTCCGCATATTAATCCAATGACAGCCGAAAACtatttgtttagttttggttgtattaataactttgttattaaaagggaaaattaaaactcaaaacTAACGACGCGACATCATTTTGATGTAAGCAGGTATCCCAGGAGGGGgagggtttgggggggcgcagtttactgtgcggaaaccgtacatttttccgggacaaaaagtatcctatgtcctttctcgggactcaaagtatctccataccaaatttcagcgaaatcggttcagcggtttgggcgtcaagaggtaacagacagacagacagacacactttcgcatttataatattagtatggaagtatggataaacaCTACACCTTaatgacactaataaaatattttatattcagttcccattcataaataaaaaacatattatattattactcggAGTGTTGTAAATGAA encodes the following:
- the LOC121729230 gene encoding gustatory receptor for sugar taste 64f-like; translated protein: MTNIYHYLRWLGIAGGEKIIWKMWGGILVLMYLVIEIEAVWKVIKALAGWAITLAGTRSITARLAGTMFYTGSMIGLLLCWRLASSWKDLAKYWYSIEGGLNVKCLPTDYSMSKKMYIVTGTFLICSIFEHILSIIASSELDCPLEKCLRTYVLRSHGFLLLEHEYRDWMALPLFFMSNLATLIWNVQDLIIVLMSMGLSSRYKRLNQCVAIVSGMVYMDEYWCKNIENIKVLTWRRIREEFVNQAKLVRRVDTELGPLILASNFFNLYFICLQLFLGFTRGLSESFFQQAYYFISFFWFCFRTGCSVLAAANVNRSSTLALSHLYQCTPQFYNVEIQRLQKQLTQDYVALSGVGFYSLSRTLVLQMAAAVFTYVLVLIQYDDSGRK